A DNA window from Methanococcus voltae PS contains the following coding sequences:
- a CDS encoding DEAD/DEAH box helicase, protein MNKELLMNVLSKNGIENLRPPQEKVLKEGILEKDKNFIISIPTASGKTLIGEMAFINHVLQPSKSQNNNETGDLEFLPSGKKALFIVPLKALATEKFDEFREKYNKFGLKIGISIGDYDSKENLSRYDIIIMTSEKLDSLMRKKNTTWLNDVSVVIIDEIHLLGDKERGGTLEIVLTKLKMLPIQIIGLSATIGNSEELATWLNAKLVVDTWRPVELKKGLYHPDENKVDFYKIEDYKVVICENGKNKECKNLKNYGSSKSEISNLILDCIKSSGSCLVFCSSKRNAVSEAKKNDLTKYLKETEKEELAEISSEILNILEKPSKTCEQLSECVKKGVAFHHAGLAMKQRKLVEDAFRKRLIKVICCTPTLSAGLNLPCRRAIIRDTKRFDGTGFSNIPNMEIQQCIGRAGRPGLDPYGEGIIVVKKSSEVGDNLYMLRGKPEEIYSNISNKKTLRIFILGSIFSGEIVSFYQLKQFMKNTFYAVQYGDYEKIVEDIKDEVIFLMENGFIEYGFEFDNNLKTDYKVEKEEKILNYVKYSNEELKPSAYSINNISFDENGNLILGNSKSAKNVNVKNTKNEKKGKKYNYEEYELIKDKSTTFKSTKLGNVTAQQYIDPLSAKNISEGILSISKDKIDINDPRSISDVEKRMLYFMCKSTELRPLLRVNKYEYEDLVGEMMAFDFNDCEEYDNICTYKTSKMIREWINEASETDIFEKYKVEAGILNYKIEQIKWISHATREIFRALEMSGTFEEFNCDTSIKTFIKKTIEDLQLRIEYGAKSDLVELLGVKNLGRVRARKLYNSDIKTIADIATKKELVVKSIGKIAYKVFEELKIPYDDIIIDNKDIKISSLDKKPKKIQKTLDNFF, encoded by the coding sequence ATGAATAAAGAACTTTTAATGAACGTTTTATCTAAAAATGGAATAGAAAACCTTCGACCACCTCAAGAAAAAGTATTAAAAGAAGGAATACTTGAAAAGGATAAAAACTTTATAATTAGCATACCTACGGCTTCTGGAAAAACGCTTATAGGGGAAATGGCGTTTATAAATCATGTATTACAACCTTCAAAATCCCAAAATAACAATGAAACTGGTGATTTAGAATTTTTACCAAGTGGGAAGAAAGCACTATTTATCGTACCACTTAAAGCACTCGCTACAGAAAAATTTGACGAATTTAGGGAAAAATATAACAAATTTGGTTTAAAAATAGGTATTTCAATTGGTGATTACGATAGTAAGGAAAATTTATCAAGATACGACATTATAATTATGACATCTGAAAAACTCGATAGCCTTATGAGGAAAAAGAATACAACATGGTTAAATGATGTTTCAGTAGTTATAATAGATGAAATACATCTTTTGGGTGATAAAGAACGAGGGGGAACTTTAGAAATAGTTTTGACAAAATTAAAAATGTTACCCATTCAAATAATAGGTTTATCTGCCACTATTGGTAATTCTGAAGAACTTGCAACCTGGTTAAATGCAAAGCTCGTGGTTGATACGTGGAGACCCGTAGAACTTAAAAAAGGACTTTATCATCCCGATGAAAATAAAGTAGATTTCTATAAAATTGAAGACTATAAGGTAGTTATTTGTGAAAATGGTAAAAACAAAGAATGTAAGAATTTAAAGAATTATGGTAGTTCCAAAAGTGAAATATCAAATTTAATATTAGATTGTATAAAAAGTAGCGGTTCTTGCCTAGTATTTTGTAGTTCAAAACGTAATGCAGTTTCTGAAGCTAAAAAGAACGACCTTACAAAATATTTAAAGGAAACAGAAAAGGAAGAATTAGCAGAAATTAGCTCGGAAATCTTAAATATTCTTGAAAAACCATCTAAAACCTGTGAACAGCTTTCAGAATGTGTTAAAAAAGGAGTTGCTTTTCACCATGCAGGTTTAGCAATGAAACAGCGTAAGTTGGTTGAAGATGCGTTTAGAAAACGGCTTATAAAAGTTATTTGCTGTACTCCAACACTTTCAGCAGGTTTAAATTTACCTTGTAGACGTGCAATAATTAGAGATACTAAGCGTTTTGATGGAACCGGGTTTTCAAATATTCCCAACATGGAAATACAGCAATGTATAGGGCGTGCAGGACGTCCTGGACTTGACCCATACGGTGAAGGTATTATAGTAGTTAAAAAGTCCTCAGAAGTTGGAGATAACCTTTATATGTTGAGGGGAAAACCTGAAGAGATATATTCTAATATATCTAATAAAAAAACACTTCGTATATTCATACTTGGAAGCATATTCTCGGGAGAAATTGTTTCATTTTACCAATTAAAACAATTTATGAAAAATACGTTTTATGCCGTCCAATATGGGGATTATGAGAAAATTGTAGAAGATATAAAAGATGAAGTAATATTTTTAATGGAAAATGGATTTATAGAATACGGTTTTGAGTTTGATAATAATTTAAAGACAGACTATAAAGTTGAAAAAGAAGAAAAAATTTTAAACTACGTTAAATATTCTAATGAAGAATTAAAACCTAGTGCATATAGTATAAATAATATATCCTTTGATGAAAATGGAAATTTAATATTGGGCAATTCTAAAAGTGCTAAAAACGTAAACGTTAAAAATACTAAAAATGAAAAAAAGGGTAAAAAATATAATTACGAAGAATATGAGCTTATAAAAGATAAAAGTACTACATTTAAATCTACAAAATTGGGTAATGTTACTGCACAACAATATATCGACCCATTAAGTGCTAAAAATATTTCTGAAGGTATCCTATCAATTTCTAAGGACAAAATTGATATTAACGACCCTAGAAGTATTTCCGATGTTGAAAAACGAATGTTATATTTTATGTGCAAATCTACAGAATTGAGACCACTATTAAGAGTAAATAAGTACGAATATGAAGATTTAGTTGGAGAAATGATGGCTTTTGATTTTAATGATTGTGAAGAGTACGACAATATCTGTACATACAAAACCTCAAAAATGATTAGAGAATGGATAAACGAAGCATCAGAAACAGATATTTTTGAGAAATACAAAGTAGAAGCAGGTATTTTAAATTATAAAATTGAGCAAATTAAATGGATTTCTCATGCCACGCGTGAAATATTTAGGGCTTTAGAGATGTCGGGAACTTTTGAAGAATTTAACTGCGACACAAGTATAAAAACGTTTATTAAGAAAACCATAGAAGATTTACAGTTACGTATTGAATATGGTGCAAAATCCGATTTAGTAGAATTATTAGGTGTAAAAAACCTAGGTAGAGTAAGAGCTAGAAAACTTTACAACTCCGATATAAAAACTATAGCAGATATTGCCACCAAAAAAGAGCTTGTTGTTAAATCTATTGGTAAAATAGCATACAAAGTGTTTGAAGAGTTAAAAATCCCATATGATGACATAATTATTGACAACAAAGATATAAAAATATCTAGTTTAGATAAAAAACCTAAAAAAATTCAAAAAACTTTAGATAATTTCTTTTAA
- a CDS encoding flippase translates to MSYKQKAFEGISWNFMLRVLAGPIGYGVRMLYANYLPKTEVGLFYAMLDLLSILAVFRGLGVSYSLSVFIPKFKAKNDYKSIKSSVNFVFLFQTAFMLLMVALLLLLSPYVVNNYLNSTGQYTSNLLIAFDAFMIMVVGYFFFDGLLTIIRNILTGFQKQKYLATIIPSNITSIFLISVILLILGVNNVFVPVIAYSIVPILLIIIYGYLIFKKVYPEYFSTKSKISKDLSSQLLKFGVPLTLNSATSVILTCIDGVFLTIFTGLIAVAEYRNVATPTVTLLNMAVGSISVVLLPIISELWTLGKLKELNYAITNVFKYLMAMTLPLIIFLSYYTSEFITVFFNSSYLPVADAVRVLMASTLFSSVNAICFTILMGVGKPQIVTKFLYIGVLVNVILNFLLVPPFGSLGASITTLISYMIIQVLIGKYIKKNMKLEIKYKESFKLIIIGLLSLIPGILLNNFISLDLWKLLAGSIVYLVTYLMMVFGLKIIDIEEIISLVKK, encoded by the coding sequence TTGAGTTACAAACAAAAAGCTTTTGAAGGAATCAGCTGGAATTTTATGCTAAGAGTTTTAGCAGGACCTATCGGATATGGGGTAAGGATGCTATATGCAAATTACTTACCTAAAACAGAGGTAGGTTTATTTTATGCAATGTTGGACTTACTTAGTATTTTGGCTGTATTCCGAGGTTTAGGAGTATCATATTCCTTATCTGTATTTATACCAAAATTTAAAGCAAAAAACGATTACAAATCTATTAAATCTTCTGTAAACTTTGTATTTTTATTTCAAACGGCATTTATGCTATTAATGGTAGCTTTGTTATTATTATTAAGCCCATATGTAGTTAATAATTATTTAAATAGTACTGGGCAGTATACGAGTAATTTGTTGATTGCTTTTGACGCATTTATGATAATGGTTGTTGGATATTTCTTCTTTGATGGACTATTAACCATAATTCGCAATATATTAACAGGATTTCAAAAACAAAAATATTTGGCAACGATAATTCCTTCAAATATAACAAGTATATTTTTAATATCGGTAATTTTATTGATTTTAGGAGTAAATAACGTATTTGTACCTGTAATCGCCTATTCAATTGTTCCTATATTATTGATAATCATATACGGGTATTTGATATTCAAAAAAGTATATCCCGAATATTTTAGTACGAAATCAAAAATATCTAAAGATTTATCGTCCCAATTATTAAAATTTGGAGTACCATTAACTTTAAACTCTGCAACTTCGGTAATTTTAACATGTATCGATGGTGTATTTTTAACAATATTTACTGGATTGATAGCAGTTGCAGAATACCGTAACGTTGCGACACCCACAGTTACATTGCTTAATATGGCAGTTGGCTCAATATCTGTTGTATTATTACCTATAATATCTGAATTGTGGACACTGGGTAAATTAAAAGAGTTAAATTATGCAATTACAAATGTATTTAAATATTTGATGGCTATGACATTGCCATTAATTATTTTTTTGAGTTATTATACCTCAGAATTTATAACGGTGTTCTTTAACTCTAGTTATTTACCAGTAGCAGATGCAGTGAGAGTCTTAATGGCAAGTACATTATTTTCGTCCGTTAATGCCATATGTTTTACCATATTAATGGGTGTAGGAAAACCCCAAATAGTTACTAAATTTTTGTACATCGGAGTCTTGGTAAATGTCATATTAAACTTTTTACTCGTACCCCCATTTGGAAGTCTAGGGGCTTCGATTACTACATTAATTAGTTATATGATTATTCAGGTATTAATTGGAAAATACATTAAAAAGAATATGAAATTAGAAATTAAATACAAAGAATCGTTTAAATTAATTATTATAGGACTTTTAAGTTTAATACCTGGAATATTATTGAATAATTTTATATCGTTAGATTTATGGAAATTATTGGCTGGTTCAATAGTATATTTAGTAACTTATTTGATGATGGTATTTGGATT